Proteins from one Xenopus tropicalis strain Nigerian chromosome 1, UCB_Xtro_10.0, whole genome shotgun sequence genomic window:
- the ska1 gene encoding spindle and kinetochore-associated protein 1 isoform X1: MKGDMDPGDLDELCSHVNSKISLIKKTLQLRNIGQDPSLNSVLSKIAFEMHSLYNLLNNLETEVQRQETIANSLRELQATVERDFTEASHLKENIPPHLPKRTQSSSAPDEAPEMVVKVAAPEPAKKPSKEKPIKEMELITVHEFGTVPAYMKNRLTYEQINNIIEELNKAVVGKYKILHQPLKSLSNQARKQLSRYKEEETKDTKGQFFIVDQDIKDFTQVKVDKRFHGMLSILRHCHRLREIRGKGLVRYIIC, translated from the exons ATGAAGGG AGACATGGACCCCGGGGACCTGGATGAGTTGTGTTCACACGTCAATTCCAAGATTTCCCTTATTAAAAAGACGCTGCAGCTAAGGAATATCG GACAAGACCCGTCTCTGAACAGTGTGCTCAGCAAAATAGCATTTGAAATGCACTCACTGTACAACCTTCTCAATAACCTGGAGACTGAGGTTCAGCGGCAAGAGACCATTGCTAACTCCCTCAGG GAGCTGCAGGCCACTGTCGAGAGAGATTTCACTGAGGCAAGTCATCTGAAGGAAAATATCCCTCCACATCTTCCCAAGAGGACACAAAGCAG CTCTGCTCCAGATGAAGCGCCTGAGATGGTGGTGAAGGTTGCAGCTCCGGAACCAGCCAAGAAACCCAGCAAGGAAAAGCCCATTAAAGAAATGGAGCTGATTACGGTGCATGAATTTGGGACGGTGCCAGC GTACATGAAAAACCGCCTAACATACGAGCAAATAAACAACATCATAGAAGAACTGAATAAGGCTGTAGTAGGGAAGTATAAAATCTTGCACCAACCCCTAAAATCCCTGAGCAATCAGGCCAGAAAGCAGCTCAGCAGATATAAAGAAGAGGAGACCAAGGACACGAAAG GGCAGTTCTTTATTGTGGATCAAGATATCAAGGATTTTACTCAAGTAAAGGTGGACAAGCGGTTTCACGGGATGCTAAGCATTCTTCGGCACTGCCATCGTCTCAGAGAGATCCGTGGAAAAGGATTAGTGCGCTATATCATTTGCTAA
- the ska1 gene encoding spindle and kinetochore-associated protein 1 → MDPGDLDELCSHVNSKISLIKKTLQLRNIGQDPSLNSVLSKIAFEMHSLYNLLNNLETEVQRQETIANSLRELQATVERDFTEASHLKENIPPHLPKRTQSSSSAPDEAPEMVVKVAAPEPAKKPSKEKPIKEMELITVHEFGTVPAYMKNRLTYEQINNIIEELNKAVVGKYKILHQPLKSLSNQARKQLSRYKEEETKDTKGQFFIVDQDIKDFTQVKVDKRFHGMLSILRHCHRLREIRGKGLVRYIIC, encoded by the exons ATGGACCCCGGGGACCTGGATGAGTTGTGTTCACACGTCAATTCCAAGATTTCCCTTATTAAAAAGACGCTGCAGCTAAGGAATATCG GACAAGACCCGTCTCTGAACAGTGTGCTCAGCAAAATAGCATTTGAAATGCACTCACTGTACAACCTTCTCAATAACCTGGAGACTGAGGTTCAGCGGCAAGAGACCATTGCTAACTCCCTCAGG GAGCTGCAGGCCACTGTCGAGAGAGATTTCACTGAGGCAAGTCATCTGAAGGAAAATATCCCTCCACATCTTCCCAAGAGGACACAAAGCAG tAGCTCTGCTCCAGATGAAGCGCCTGAGATGGTGGTGAAGGTTGCAGCTCCGGAACCAGCCAAGAAACCCAGCAAGGAAAAGCCCATTAAAGAAATGGAGCTGATTACGGTGCATGAATTTGGGACGGTGCCAGC GTACATGAAAAACCGCCTAACATACGAGCAAATAAACAACATCATAGAAGAACTGAATAAGGCTGTAGTAGGGAAGTATAAAATCTTGCACCAACCCCTAAAATCCCTGAGCAATCAGGCCAGAAAGCAGCTCAGCAGATATAAAGAAGAGGAGACCAAGGACACGAAAG GGCAGTTCTTTATTGTGGATCAAGATATCAAGGATTTTACTCAAGTAAAGGTGGACAAGCGGTTTCACGGGATGCTAAGCATTCTTCGGCACTGCCATCGTCTCAGAGAGATCCGTGGAAAAGGATTAGTGCGCTATATCATTTGCTAA
- the me2 gene encoding NAD-dependent malic enzyme, mitochondrial (The RefSeq protein has 3 substitutions compared to this genomic sequence) — translation MLSRLRVLARPCMVGCRAVHTKDKGKALLLNPRTNKGMAFTLQERQILGLQGLLPPKVESQDIQAARFHRNLSKMEDPLQKYIYIMGIQERNEKLFYRILLDDIEHLMPIVYTPTVGLACSQYGHTFRRPKGLYISILDRGHIRSILDHWPETDVKAVVVTDGERILGLGNLGVYGMGIPVGKLCLYTACAGIRPQKCLPVVIDVGTDNPTLLKDPFYMGLYQKRDRTQLYDDLIDEFMDAVTDRYGQNTLIQFEDFGNHNAFRFLRKYREKYCTFNDDIQGTASVALAGMLAAQKAIGKPITEHKILFLGAGEAALGIANLIVMSMMENGISAEAARERIWMFDKFGLLIQGRGEGIDSNQESFAHSAPEQAVGSFLDAVKVLQPTAIIGVAGAGKLFTEDVIKEMASINERPIIFALSNPTVKAECTAEEAYTWTEGQCLFASGSPFDTVTLSDGRSFKPGQGNNAYIFPGVALAVILSGVRHISDRVFLEAAKALAEQLTAEELGQGRLYPPLSNIREVSICIAVKVMEFVYRNGMAFQYPEPVGKNAYIRSKVWSTDYDSFPPDVYDWPEYASKPHKMF, via the exons ATGTTATCCAGGCTGAGGGTTCTTGCAAGGCCATGCATGGTGGGATGTCGGGCCGTTCACACCAAAGACAAGGGCAAAGCACTTTTGTTAAACCCAAGGACAAATAAG GGAATGGCATTTACCCTGCAAGAAAGGCAAATCCTCGGCCTCCAAGGCCTCCTGCCCCCCAAAGTAGAAAGTCAAGACATCCAGGCTGCCCGATTTCACCGGAACCTGAGCAAAATGGAAGACCCCTTGCAAAA GTACATCTACATCATGGGTATTCAGGAGAGGAATGAAAAGCTGTTCTACAGAATACTGCTGGATGATATTGAGCACCTTATGCCCATTGTCTACACACCAACAGTAGGCCTGGCCTGCTCCCAGTATGGCCATATATTCAGGAGACCAAA GGGTCTGTACATTTCCATTCTAGACAGAGGACACATACGATCAATCTTGGATCATTGGCCAGAAACAGACGTGAAG GCAGTTGTGGTTACAGATGGGGAGAGGATTTTGGGTCTTGGAGACCTTGGTGTTTATGGAATGGGTATCCCAGTTGGCAAGCTGTGCCTGTACACTGCCTGTGCTGGAATTCGGCCCCAGAAATGCCTTCCGGTGGTCATCGATGTTGGTACTGATAACCCt ACATTGCTGAAGGATCCATTCTATATGGGGCTGTACCAGAAGCGGGACCGCACACAGTTGTATGATGACCTGATTGATGAGTTTATGGATGCAGTTACAGACAG GTATGGCCAGAACACACTAATCCAGTTTGAAGATTTTGGAAACCACAATGCCTTCAGATTCCTgaggaaatacagagaaaaatactGCACTTTCAATGATGACATACAGG GTACAGCCTCGGTAGCCCTGGCTGGGATGCTGGCAGCCCAAAAGGCCATAGGGAAACCCATTACTGAGCACAAAATCCTTTTCTTGGGAGCTGGAGAG GCTGCACTTGGCATTGCCAATCTGATCGTCATGTCAATGATGGAGAATGGAATATCTGCTGAAGCCGCTCGGGAAAGGATCTGGATGTTTGACAAATTCGGCCTTCTCATTCAG GGCCGAGGAGAAGGCATAGACAGCAACCAGGAGTCATTCGCACATTCCGCCCCGGAGCAGGCTGTCGGTAGCTTTCTTGATGCTGTGAAAGTTCTGCAGCCAACAGCAATTATTg GGGTGGCAGGAGCTGGGAAACTGTTTACAGAAGATGTCATTAAAGAAATGGCTTCTATCAATGAAAGGCCCATCATCTTTGCCCTGAGTAACCCAACCGTAAAGGCAGAATGCACAGCAGAGGAAGCCTACACTTGGACGGAG GGCCAGTGCCTCTTTGCCAGTGGGAGTCCGTTTGACACAGTCACGCTGAGTGATGGGCGATCCTTCAAACCAGGACAGGGAAACAACGCCTACATATTCCCAG GAGTAGCTCTGGCTGTTATTCTGAGTGGAGTTCGGCACATAAGTGACCGGGTTTTTCTTGAAGCTGCTAAG GCGCTTGCTGAGCAACTGACTGCTGAAGAGCTGGGGCAAGGGAGACTGTATCCCCCACTGTCTAATATCAGAGAGGTGTCTATCTGCATCGCTGTTAAG GTTATGGAGTTTGTGTACAGAAACGGCATGGCCTTCCAGTACCCAGAGCCTGTGGGCAAGAACGCCTACATCCGATCTAAAGTGTGGAGCACAGACTATGATTCCTTCCTGCCGGACGTGTACGACTGGCCAGAATACGCATCTAAGCCGCACAAAATGTTCTAA